In one Lycium barbarum isolate Lr01 chromosome 7, ASM1917538v2, whole genome shotgun sequence genomic region, the following are encoded:
- the LOC132604492 gene encoding uncharacterized protein LOC132604492 encodes MENTRASAQGPTSPAEELLRKIQELEAGNPQLKQEMFKLMISDDHRSQRQRSHSISPQKLPRFKAGGGFDGGSLDVWKRGSTYFRHSSPLQRESSSKGDGDRSIGGGGPAAVKFIDRQYLNILQSMGQAVHIHDLNGHIIYWNRIAENLYGYSAAEALGRDPIELLTDVRDYAAATNILHRLKRGESWTGQFPVKNKRGDRFVIVATNTPFYDDGGTLVGVICVSGDVRHFQETGLASRGVKQLETDTRFRATTLASSKLGVDPQQPLQVAIASKIANLASKVSNKVRSKIKIGESSVLHEGGSGDSQYSDLAFSDAALSDHREDANSIRASMPRGDVHPSPFGLFANLAKEEHSMEKRSRDSWDESEGKQGIYKIITSKADEWIARKSLPWPWKGNERGASEARATRFLWPWLNNDQDNEFNHNNSYNELKPDNQLIDTNWSTTNEASGSWSSSVNANSTSSSSSCGSTSSSTINKVDADTDSLDYEILWEDLIIGENIGEGSCGTVYHGMWYGSDVAVKVFSKQEYSDEVIYSFKQEVSLMKRLRHPNILLFMGVITSPQRLCIVTEFLPRGSLFMLLRRNSSKLEWIRRIRMALDIARGMNYLHLFSPPIVHRDLKSSNLLVDKNWTVKVGDFGLSRLKHETYLVTKTGKGTPQWMAPEVFRGEPSNEKSDIYSFGVILWELATEKIPWENLNSMQVIAAVGFMNQRLDIPKDVHPQWASIIESCWHRNGNPVMSFVALHFLIMFCASIISHRIKRGDSRDKKVELLLQHYARENFPLLSTWNTRFRLPLILSQRQTT; translated from the exons ATGGAAAATACAAGAGCATCAGCTCAAGGACCAACATCACCAGCTGAGGAGCTGCTAAGGAAGATCCAAGAACTGGAGGCAGGGAATCCCCAATTGAAGCAGGAGATGTTTAAGCTCATGATTTCCGATGATCACAGATCACAGAGACAAAGGTCTCATTCCATCTCCCCACAAAAGCTACCTCGTTTTAAGGCTGGCGGTGGCTTTGATGGCGGTTCTCTGGATGTGTGGAAAAGGGGGTCAACTTATTTCCGTCATTCGTCACCATTGCAAAGAGAGAGTAGTAGTAAGGGTGATGGAGACAGGAGTATTGGTGGAGGAGGCCCTGCTGCAGTGAAATTTATTGATAGACAGTATTTGAATATATTACAGTCAATGGGACAAGCAGTTCATATACATGATCTCAATGGTCATATAATTTACTG GAATCGAATTGCTGAAAACCTATATGGTTATTCTGCTGCAGAAGCTCTTGGACGAGATCCTATTGAGCTCCTAACAGATGTTCGGGATTATGCTGCTGCTACTAACATTCTACACCGACTGAAAAGGGGTGAGAGTTGGACTGGACAGTTTCCAGTTAAGAACAAGCGAGGGGATAGATTTGTCATAGTAGCTACTAATACCCCATTTTATGATGATGGTGGTACTTTGGTCGGTGTTATTTGTGTATCGGGTGATGTGAGACATTTCCAAGAAACAGGGCTTGCATCGAGGGGAGTGAAGCAGTTGGAAACTGATACAAGATTTAGAGCCACCACCCTTGCTTCTTCAAAACTTGGAGTTGATCCCCAGCAGCCCCTGCAAGTTGCCATTGCCTCCAAAATAGCTAATTTG GCCTCAAAGGTGAGCAACAAGGTTAGGTCAAAAATAAAGATAGGAGAGAGCAGCGTGCTTCACGAAGGTGGAAGTGGAGATAGTCAGTATTCTGACCTTGCATTTTCTGATGCTGCTCTCTCAGATCACAGGGAGGATGCAAATTCAATTAGAGCGAGTATGCCTAGGGGAGATGTTCACCCTTCTCCCTTTGGATTATTCGCTAATCTTGCAAAAGAGGAGCATTCCATGGAGAAACGCTCAAGAGATTCTTGGGACGAGAGTGAGGGAAAACAAGGGATTTATAAGATTATCACTTCGAAGGCAGATGAATGGATAGCAAGGAAGAGCTTACCGTGGCCATGGAAAGGCAACGAGCGAGGTGCCTCGGAGGCAAGGGCTACACGATTTTTATGGCCTTGGCTAAACAATGACCAAGACAATGAGTTTAATCACAATAACAgttataatgaattaaaaccAGACAATCAGCTTATTGATACTAACTGGTCAACCACCAATGAAGCTTCGGGATCCTGGTCTTCGTCAGTTAATGCCAACAGCACAAGCAGTTCTAGTAGCTGTGGAAGTACCAGCAGTAGTACTATTAACAAGGTGGACGCAGATACTGACTCCTTGGATTACGAAATCTTGTGGGAGGACTTAATAATTGGAGAAAATATTGGAGAAG GTTCTTGTGGAACTGTTTATCATGGGATGTGGTATGGATCA GATGTTGCTGTTAAAGTATTTTCCAAGCAAGAATATTCTGATGAAGTGATATATTCTTTCAAACAGGAG GTGTCCCTAATGAAACGACTTCGACATCCAAATATTCTTCTTTTCATGGGTGTAATAACTTCACCTCAACGCCTTTGCATTGTCACAGAGTTCCTCCCACG GGGAAGTTTGTTCATGCTATTACGGAGGAATTCATCCAAATTAGAATGGATACGACGAATCCGCATGGCTTTAGACATA GCTCGTGGCATGAATTATCTTCATCTTTTTAGCCCACCTATAGTTCATCGAGACTTGAAGTCATCAAATCTTCTTGTGGACAAGAACTGGACTGTTAAG GTTGGGGACTTTGGTCTGTCACGTCTTAAGCATGAAACGTATCTAGTAACAAAGACGGGTAAAGGAACG CCTCAATGGATGGCTCCCGAAGTTTTTCGCGGTGAACCTTCAAATGAGAA GTCTGATATATACAGTTTCGGAGTTATACTATGGGAACTCGCCACTGAAAAGATACCTTGGGAGAACCTCAACTCAATGCAG GTGATTGCAGCTGTAGGATTCATGAATCAGCGGCTAGATATCCCAAAGGATGTTCATCCACAGTGGGCTTCTATTATTGAGAGCTGTTGGCATAG GAATGGCAACCCGGTAATGTCTTTCGTGGCTCTACACTTTCTGATCATGTTTTGCGCTTCAATAATATCCCACAG GATCAAGAGAGGTGACAGCAGAGATAAGAAAGTGGAACTACTACTGCAGCATTATGCAAgggaaaatttccctttgttAAGTACATGGAATACACGATTCAGGTTGCCACTTATACTCTCTCAAAGGCAAACAACCTAG